A window of Exiguobacterium sp. FSL W8-0210 contains these coding sequences:
- a CDS encoding SMI1/KNR4 family protein — protein MIALEALKGRLVDGLLEVQKEEGEVARERFIFNRGATDEQLALLPAWTADDYQMFLRQHNGAKLFQHETLSYNDGFELFSIEDCLTYSEMWECPENFLAIGAGPDGEWIVYEMNRPAGNRIWSGEFLNFEEWEEDAMPFGFERWLDYLIVAQGTPFWEWFR, from the coding sequence ATGATTGCATTAGAAGCATTAAAAGGTCGACTCGTCGACGGTTTGTTAGAGGTCCAAAAGGAAGAAGGGGAAGTGGCACGAGAACGTTTTATCTTTAACCGAGGAGCAACGGACGAACAGCTCGCGCTGTTACCTGCGTGGACGGCAGACGACTATCAGATGTTCTTACGTCAACATAACGGGGCGAAGCTGTTTCAGCACGAAACGTTATCCTACAACGATGGATTCGAACTCTTTTCGATCGAGGATTGCCTGACGTATAGCGAGATGTGGGAATGTCCCGAAAACTTCTTAGCGATCGGCGCAGGACCAGACGGGGAGTGGATCGTCTACGAGATGAATCGACCGGCAGGAAATCGGATTTGGAGTGGGGAATTTCTTAATTTCGAGGAATGGGAAGAAGACGCGATGCCGTTCGGCTTCGAGCGATGGCTCGACTACTTGATCGTCGCGCAAGGCACGCCATTTTGGGAATGGTTCCGTTAA
- a CDS encoding DUF2188 domain-containing protein, translating into MKRNQHVLPHPQGGYQVKADGADRATKRFPTQKEAIAEGRRIAKNQKTELVIHNKEGQICEKDSYGHDPFPPRG; encoded by the coding sequence ATGAAGCGAAATCAACATGTCCTCCCGCATCCGCAAGGTGGATATCAGGTAAAAGCAGATGGGGCTGACCGAGCGACGAAACGTTTTCCGACACAAAAAGAAGCGATTGCGGAAGGTCGTCGAATCGCTAAAAATCAAAAGACGGAACTTGTGATCCATAATAAAGAAGGACAGATTTGTGAAAAAGACTCTTACGGTCATGATCCATTTCCACCACGAGGTTGA
- a CDS encoding CDP-glycerol glycerophosphotransferase family protein, whose product MKITCRDHTFLIENLPHQSLQLAINEQLIPLQKIETAFVLSIDTLLDIFKKKNHPVKFVDESGTPISFKHLSEPLVIAPNSYIKQGKHSYFIFIDQDDELSLIYNKKPSIMNFYDQDVLFEGITRQDDVLLLKFSFHSKYFEVEQPSCFIKFRHLEQKIALPINRFSVTPVDACRFRTEVEAVIEPELVNQLLGDQYDYETLNVNIYDLLFGFSIREMPISGFTPRIRHFKNHPELLNDEHWLSLNEQHDVLVRPYSTVSERLAMRLIPVPVETVEYYADPQPLLGLDPNKKTIICFEYPDKAQDNGMIFFKYLVDQHQKRFNIFYIISRSSPDLKNLVGYENHIVFYKSPENIEVVQAADILCHTHSSSYALPFATYHTEAMMQTKQKLFLQHGVIGSKDVSHLYGKKMPHPFTDLFVVSSEREKQLIARDYGFHPDEIIVTGLARFDQLITERSRWLKRYKNRKKLLIMPTWRPKLDTYPDEQFMESDYYREFQALITDERLKGLVMDNKVEVSFYLHRNFQKFSHLFHSDFVDVISQDAFTVKELLENHHVLITDYSSVGLDFSLMHKKVIYYRPPVLVGEDNAGESTDLLPGDVIETRDALMESLRESKMPKKFKRHLSHIYAFDDTKASKRIFEAMQHHFQL is encoded by the coding sequence ATGAAAATCACCTGTCGTGATCATACGTTTTTGATCGAGAATCTTCCGCACCAAAGCCTACAGTTAGCGATCAATGAACAACTGATACCACTCCAAAAAATAGAGACAGCCTTTGTGCTATCGATTGATACATTGCTCGATATCTTCAAAAAAAAGAATCATCCTGTTAAATTCGTCGATGAATCCGGAACACCGATCTCGTTCAAACATCTTTCGGAGCCACTAGTCATCGCACCGAATAGTTACATCAAACAAGGGAAACATTCCTATTTCATTTTCATCGACCAAGACGATGAGCTCAGTCTGATCTATAACAAAAAACCGTCCATCATGAATTTTTATGATCAAGACGTCCTATTTGAGGGCATCACTCGTCAAGACGACGTCCTTCTATTGAAGTTTTCGTTTCACTCGAAGTATTTCGAAGTGGAACAGCCGAGTTGTTTCATTAAATTCAGACATCTGGAACAAAAAATCGCCCTGCCGATTAATCGCTTCAGCGTCACACCAGTCGACGCCTGTCGCTTCAGAACCGAAGTCGAAGCCGTGATCGAACCAGAACTTGTCAATCAATTGCTTGGTGACCAGTATGACTACGAAACCCTTAATGTAAACATCTACGACCTATTGTTCGGATTTTCGATTCGTGAGATGCCGATCTCTGGTTTCACACCGCGGATTCGTCACTTCAAAAATCACCCGGAACTCTTGAACGATGAGCACTGGTTATCGCTTAATGAGCAACATGACGTGTTGGTCCGCCCCTATTCAACCGTGTCGGAACGACTTGCGATGCGTCTAATACCGGTGCCGGTCGAGACCGTCGAGTATTACGCGGACCCTCAACCGTTACTTGGACTGGATCCAAATAAGAAGACGATTATATGTTTTGAATATCCGGATAAAGCACAAGATAATGGGATGATTTTCTTCAAGTATCTCGTTGACCAGCATCAGAAGCGCTTCAATATCTTCTACATCATCAGTCGATCGAGTCCGGACCTCAAAAATCTTGTCGGATATGAGAACCATATCGTGTTCTACAAATCACCAGAGAACATCGAGGTCGTCCAAGCAGCAGACATTCTCTGTCATACTCATTCTTCAAGTTATGCCTTACCATTCGCTACCTATCACACCGAGGCGATGATGCAAACGAAACAAAAGCTGTTCTTGCAACACGGTGTCATCGGGTCAAAAGATGTCAGTCATCTTTATGGAAAAAAGATGCCGCATCCATTTACCGACTTATTCGTCGTCTCTTCGGAGCGGGAGAAACAACTCATCGCTCGAGATTACGGTTTTCATCCTGACGAAATCATCGTGACGGGTCTCGCCCGATTCGATCAATTGATCACGGAACGATCACGTTGGCTCAAGCGATATAAAAACCGGAAAAAGCTATTGATCATGCCGACGTGGCGACCGAAACTCGATACGTATCCAGACGAACAGTTCATGGAAAGCGACTATTACCGGGAGTTTCAAGCGTTAATCACAGACGAACGGTTGAAAGGCTTAGTGATGGACAACAAGGTTGAAGTCTCGTTCTACCTTCATCGCAATTTCCAAAAATTCAGCCACTTGTTCCACTCAGACTTCGTCGATGTCATCAGTCAGGATGCGTTCACAGTCAAGGAGCTACTTGAAAATCATCATGTGTTGATTACCGATTATTCGAGTGTCGGTCTCGATTTTTCCTTGATGCACAAAAAGGTCATCTACTACCGCCCACCTGTCTTAGTTGGCGAAGATAACGCCGGCGAATCGACGGATTTGTTACCAGGAGACGTCATCGAAACAAGAGACGCCTTGATGGAATCACTACGCGAATCGAAAATGCCTAAAAAGTTCAAACGTCATCTCAGTCACATCTATGCGTTTGACGATACGAAAGCAAGTAAGCGGATTTTCGAAGCGATGCAACATCATTTTCAGCTATAA
- a CDS encoding UvrD-helicase domain-containing protein: MDSVFIDEAQDIDSNLAKIIETLHNNDFNLHLVGDPKQDLRGRNEFRKLLEKYSQYVEYKKENYRCPASHINFSNKYVSEEERQDCKTNVLGTIEYLFESDIDVHELIENKKIIIYLYIKKMKGLTLIVKR, from the coding sequence TTGGACTCTGTTTTCATAGATGAAGCGCAAGATATAGATAGCAATTTAGCTAAAATTATTGAAACACTTCACAATAATGATTTTAATTTACATTTGGTAGGTGATCCTAAGCAGGATTTAAGGGGAAGAAATGAATTTAGAAAGTTATTAGAAAAGTATAGTCAGTACGTTGAGTATAAAAAAGAGAATTATAGGTGTCCCGCTTCGCATATAAATTTTTCAAATAAATATGTCTCTGAAGAAGAGAGACAGGATTGCAAAACGAATGTTTTAGGGACTATTGAGTATTTATTTGAATCTGATATAGATGTCCATGAATTAATCGAAAATAAAAAAATAATCATATATTTATATATCAAAAAAATGAAAGGTTTAACACTAATAGTCAAGAGATAA
- a CDS encoding methyl-accepting chemotaxis protein, translated as MSTPTNQHSLRTRLLTIISLILITFFIFSSIALYFNTKQTAISTLKATAEKDALRISKTFDTASYADFLKSPSASEQYETLRSQLDTLRKQNGLLYTYTARVDQNKVRLLIDGLPKKDAAKIDAPASSAKVADMQDVLKGDTHATDIINDPEYGQYMSIYVPLKDASGQVIGILGTDIAAKEVDALTTDLLQQNAPIFIGLMLLLLTITLVLLYIVLGRKLRPLETLQKVAALIADGRLDQAKQTLSDLTIASKDEIYALAISIRDMNEMLRTMIVDIKQTATLVSTTSQSIDQSTSEVLDGSEQIAHTMSEIATGTESQTQVTLSLNDEMNQFAALIETTNQSGVEIQGTTDQMAILTRVGRDQMSASVEQMRHIHQHVTQSAEQIDLLKQQSSDIQTLVGIIRGISEQTNLLALNAAIEAARAGEQGKGFAVVATEVKNLSSHVASSVSEIATIVTSIEDSAQQMQHSFKTTVEATAAGKQIVLDTDTTFERLTDQVTHVSSATQQMTQQMEDVLQAEQFIRNALTEIAAVAEEHTASNEEVAAASEQMIATITTLHTLVGDLNARTEHLEQEARRFEI; from the coding sequence TTGAGTACACCTACGAATCAACACTCACTCCGAACACGTTTATTGACCATCATCAGCCTTATTTTGATTACTTTCTTTATTTTCAGTAGCATTGCACTTTACTTCAACACAAAACAAACCGCCATCTCCACCTTAAAGGCGACCGCTGAAAAAGACGCGCTTCGCATCAGCAAAACGTTCGATACAGCGAGCTATGCAGATTTTCTAAAATCTCCTAGCGCATCCGAACAGTATGAAACGTTACGATCTCAACTCGATACGTTACGAAAGCAAAACGGGCTCCTCTACACTTACACGGCCCGGGTCGACCAAAATAAGGTCCGTTTGCTGATTGACGGTCTCCCCAAAAAAGATGCGGCTAAAATTGATGCGCCAGCAAGCAGTGCAAAAGTCGCGGATATGCAGGATGTATTAAAAGGCGACACACATGCGACGGACATCATTAATGATCCTGAGTATGGGCAGTATATGAGCATCTACGTTCCGTTAAAAGATGCGTCCGGTCAAGTCATCGGCATTCTTGGAACCGACATCGCTGCGAAGGAAGTCGATGCGCTTACGACGGATCTATTACAACAAAACGCTCCGATTTTCATCGGGTTAATGCTCCTGCTGTTAACGATCACCCTCGTCTTGCTCTACATCGTGCTCGGTCGAAAATTACGTCCGCTCGAGACGTTACAGAAAGTCGCTGCCTTGATTGCCGACGGACGACTGGATCAGGCGAAACAGACGTTGAGCGATTTGACAATCGCTTCAAAGGACGAAATCTATGCGCTTGCGATCTCGATTCGTGATATGAATGAAATGCTGCGGACGATGATCGTTGATATCAAACAGACAGCCACTCTCGTCTCGACGACGAGTCAATCGATTGATCAAAGTACATCAGAAGTACTCGACGGATCTGAGCAAATCGCTCATACGATGTCGGAAATCGCAACGGGAACTGAAAGTCAGACGCAAGTCACGCTTTCATTGAATGACGAGATGAATCAGTTCGCAGCATTAATCGAGACGACGAATCAGTCTGGTGTCGAAATTCAAGGAACGACGGATCAGATGGCAATACTGACACGAGTCGGACGGGATCAAATGTCTGCTTCTGTCGAACAGATGCGCCACATTCATCAACATGTCACCCAGTCTGCTGAACAGATTGATCTACTGAAACAGCAATCATCGGATATTCAAACGCTCGTCGGCATCATCCGCGGTATTTCCGAGCAGACGAATCTACTTGCCCTCAATGCCGCGATTGAAGCGGCACGAGCTGGTGAACAAGGAAAAGGATTTGCCGTCGTTGCAACCGAGGTCAAGAATCTCTCAAGTCACGTCGCAAGTAGTGTCAGTGAAATCGCAACAATCGTCACCTCGATTGAAGACAGTGCGCAACAGATGCAACACAGTTTCAAGACGACGGTTGAAGCAACAGCAGCCGGTAAGCAGATCGTCCTTGATACGGATACGACGTTCGAACGGTTGACGGATCAAGTCACGCACGTCTCGTCAGCAACACAGCAGATGACCCAACAGATGGAAGACGTCTTGCAGGCAGAACAGTTCATTCGTAATGCCTTGACGGAAATTGCCGCTGTCGCGGAAGAACATACGGCAAGTAACGAGGAAGTCGCCGCTGCGTCTGAACAGATGATTGCGACGATCACGACGTTGCATACGCTCGTCGGTGATTTAAACGCACGAACGGAACACTTAGAACAAGAAGCCCGTCGCTTCGAGATCTGA
- a CDS encoding ISL3 family transposase, with protein MSSDEEPHVFPIIPDTHEIPCLLCEKKTILHSKKRRRFRHGHAWGVGALWIELDVPRQRCLSCDLTFVYDYGLGLVRTSTEVFRKGITERCHGRTISDVAHEYELPYTTVERWFYQYASVDTVGQATHILVDEFATRKGHHYATIVLDAKTGRLLSIVPGRDVSAITAALQGVLGDVRSVVSDFAPAMAKATNRAFPSAAHVLDRFHLIQFFTDALRRRRRFLNETKRHHHIRVIDRALACRPEMLAPEDREVARSCILEDAFTQDLYRGLQHIRYVLKATCNRQAHRRLTDWLDRYQFHPCGPLAKIAKAIRGREEAMRQTIVSRLSNGKMEGTNNKIKLIKRRGYGYRNLERFFLRLRLELGG; from the coding sequence ATGTCGTCCGATGAAGAACCGCACGTATTTCCTATCATTCCTGATACACATGAAATCCCTTGTCTGCTATGCGAAAAAAAGACTATCTTGCATTCGAAAAAGCGTCGTCGTTTTCGACACGGTCATGCGTGGGGAGTCGGTGCCTTGTGGATCGAACTAGATGTCCCACGTCAAAGATGCCTCTCTTGTGATTTGACGTTTGTATATGACTACGGTCTCGGACTCGTCCGTACTTCTACCGAAGTGTTCCGAAAAGGCATCACAGAACGGTGCCATGGCCGCACAATTTCAGATGTTGCGCATGAATATGAACTTCCTTATACGACTGTGGAACGGTGGTTTTATCAGTACGCTTCAGTGGATACAGTGGGACAGGCGACACACATCCTCGTCGATGAGTTCGCCACGAGAAAAGGACACCACTATGCGACGATCGTTCTTGATGCCAAGACTGGACGTCTTCTGTCTATCGTCCCGGGTCGGGACGTATCGGCGATCACGGCTGCGCTTCAAGGTGTACTGGGAGATGTTCGTTCTGTCGTCAGTGATTTTGCACCTGCGATGGCGAAGGCAACTAATCGTGCCTTCCCGAGTGCAGCGCATGTACTGGATCGTTTTCATCTCATCCAGTTCTTCACGGACGCTCTTCGCCGTCGGCGTCGATTTTTGAACGAGACGAAACGCCATCATCATATTCGCGTCATTGACCGTGCACTGGCTTGTCGCCCAGAAATGCTGGCTCCAGAAGACCGAGAGGTCGCCCGTTCTTGTATTCTAGAAGACGCCTTTACTCAGGATCTATATAGAGGACTCCAACATATCCGGTATGTGCTGAAGGCAACGTGTAACAGGCAGGCTCACCGAAGACTGACGGACTGGCTGGACCGTTACCAGTTCCATCCGTGCGGACCTCTCGCAAAAATCGCGAAAGCGATCCGGGGGCGTGAGGAAGCGATGCGTCAGACCATTGTATCAAGGCTATCGAACGGGAAAATGGAAGGAACGAACAACAAGATTAAGCTCATCAAACGTCGTGGTTATGGCTACCGAAACCTCGAACGATTCTTTTTGAGATTGCGCCTCGAGCTTGGTGGTTAA
- a CDS encoding GNAT family N-acetyltransferase has translation MLHTFPTLKTNRLVLREVLPEDATSVLAYLSDEQVVKQMGLDPFQSEADALEEIDWYASIRRDGTGIRFGITLQEDDVIIGSCGFLNQSARHQRAELGFELNPAYQGQGIAKEAALAVISYGFEDLSLNRIEALVLPANTASHQLLERLGFQREGLLRQYENSRGQFDDLYMYSILRSDWSS, from the coding sequence ATGTTACATACTTTCCCAACTCTTAAAACGAACCGCCTCGTCTTACGCGAAGTGTTACCCGAAGATGCTACGAGTGTCCTCGCCTATTTATCAGACGAACAAGTCGTCAAACAGATGGGGCTCGACCCCTTTCAATCAGAAGCAGACGCGCTTGAAGAGATTGACTGGTACGCTTCGATTCGTCGCGATGGCACGGGCATCCGGTTCGGGATCACGTTACAAGAAGACGATGTCATCATCGGCAGTTGCGGATTCTTGAATCAGTCGGCACGCCATCAGCGGGCAGAACTCGGGTTTGAGTTGAATCCTGCCTATCAGGGACAGGGCATCGCGAAAGAAGCCGCACTTGCGGTCATCTCATATGGGTTTGAGGACCTCTCTTTAAATCGTATCGAAGCACTTGTCTTGCCAGCAAATACTGCTTCACACCAATTGCTTGAACGGCTTGGTTTTCAGCGGGAAGGGTTGCTTCGTCAATATGAAAACTCGCGTGGTCAGTTCGATGATTTGTATATGTACTCGATTTTGCGGAGTGATTGGTCGTCTTAA
- a CDS encoding helix-turn-helix transcriptional regulator, protein MRNHIKERRLAAKLSQQELADRCQVSRQTINAIENNKYDPTLQLAFNIAKVLQTQVDHLFISEQEEWDV, encoded by the coding sequence ATGAGAAACCACATCAAAGAGCGACGTCTAGCGGCAAAATTATCGCAACAAGAACTGGCTGACCGTTGTCAGGTCAGTCGGCAGACGATCAATGCGATTGAAAACAACAAGTATGATCCGACTTTACAATTAGCGTTTAATATCGCCAAAGTCTTACAGACACAAGTCGATCATCTGTTCATTTCAGAACAGGAGGAATGGGATGTCTAA
- a CDS encoding glycosyltransferase, whose protein sequence is MLYTVTSTLPPKHGGRTKSLLSRIALMEQELGAGSTIVTTNYNANYMEVYELFRTEEKVGPKVQFENIYDWLSDYKLLSIPTTRFRNKPIIKETEREIEGLKSVEKKNSDAVRYYDEEDEYVLYRKYYPETQVVEFEDFMTNASRKKVERWEYNVYGQLHRKTIYSPVHHGKMMEELYDSEGNVYCKKFYNEMARPKLILIQLYRNGRMYKAFKKEKDLFEYYFNRLFKDGDVLFVDARLLDRSILNIKADVKRVMVIHNSHLDGTTVKGSYTTMFSESDKVTRFISLTNHQKEDILERYNIPEEKISIIPHFIVPEQTQRRDQVKDQFCFIGRFGLQKQMDHLIKSYAIFKQSGHATKLVLYGMDEQGQLAMMESLIEELGLEDDIEIHGFTSNPAEVFRESKASLLTSEFEGFGLTVMESINVGCPVISYDVKYGPREIIAHGENGYLVPANDMEAFAAAMVQLVERPLERVETKPSLYLETAVKNYGRLLEELSN, encoded by the coding sequence ATGCTGTATACGGTAACATCGACATTACCACCAAAACACGGTGGTAGAACGAAGTCGTTATTGAGTCGAATCGCGCTCATGGAACAAGAACTTGGCGCGGGTTCAACAATCGTTACGACGAACTACAATGCCAACTACATGGAAGTCTACGAATTGTTCCGAACAGAAGAGAAGGTCGGTCCGAAAGTACAATTTGAAAATATCTACGATTGGCTATCAGATTACAAATTGTTAAGTATTCCAACGACTCGTTTTCGTAACAAACCGATCATCAAAGAAACGGAGCGCGAAATCGAAGGATTGAAAAGCGTCGAGAAAAAAAACAGTGACGCCGTTCGTTATTATGATGAGGAAGATGAGTATGTCCTCTACCGTAAATATTACCCTGAAACGCAAGTCGTCGAATTCGAGGATTTCATGACGAACGCTTCCCGTAAAAAAGTCGAGCGCTGGGAATATAACGTCTACGGTCAATTGCACCGGAAGACGATTTATTCGCCGGTCCATCATGGAAAGATGATGGAAGAGCTATATGATTCGGAAGGCAATGTCTATTGTAAGAAGTTTTACAATGAAATGGCGCGCCCGAAGCTCATCTTGATTCAGTTATACCGGAACGGCAGAATGTACAAAGCGTTCAAAAAAGAGAAGGACTTGTTTGAGTATTACTTCAACCGATTGTTTAAAGACGGTGATGTCTTGTTCGTCGATGCGCGTTTACTGGACCGCTCAATTCTCAACATTAAAGCAGATGTCAAACGGGTCATGGTCATCCATAACTCACACTTGGATGGTACGACCGTCAAAGGATCATATACGACGATGTTCTCGGAATCCGATAAAGTGACACGTTTCATCAGTCTGACGAATCACCAAAAAGAAGACATCCTGGAACGGTATAACATCCCGGAAGAGAAGATTTCCATCATTCCGCATTTCATCGTCCCAGAACAAACGCAACGACGTGACCAGGTCAAGGATCAATTTTGTTTCATCGGTCGATTCGGTCTACAAAAGCAGATGGATCATTTGATCAAGAGTTATGCGATCTTCAAACAATCCGGTCACGCGACGAAGCTTGTGCTCTACGGCATGGACGAACAAGGGCAACTGGCGATGATGGAGAGTTTGATCGAGGAACTCGGCTTAGAGGACGATATCGAAATCCACGGCTTCACGTCGAATCCGGCAGAAGTGTTCCGGGAATCGAAAGCCTCATTGTTGACGAGCGAATTTGAAGGATTCGGGCTGACGGTCATGGAAAGTATCAATGTCGGCTGTCCGGTCATTTCTTATGACGTCAAATACGGACCACGCGAAATCATCGCCCACGGCGAGAACGGCTACCTTGTTCCAGCGAACGATATGGAAGCTTTTGCTGCCGCGATGGTGCAACTCGTCGAACGACCACTCGAGCGCGTTGAGACGAAGCCATCACTGTACCTCGAGACGGCTGTAAAGAACTACGGACGATTACTAGAAGAATTGAGCAACTAA
- a CDS encoding glyoxalase, with translation MNISKTILVTRHLPAMKAFYINQIGFPLVSETNESFTMQIGTDQLTYQQTDDVDTQYHMAFNIPENVFQQGKAWLVERTPLLIEDGQDEIYFDFTDSHSCYFYDPDENVLELIARHQINPSKAELTFDVSDILGIGEMSLTVKDVLEVGEQLAEIGVVERRERPLNGASLNFLGPVADGTHILLVPEGRTWLFSPKTAKVSPIEMELDGRHRVRLDAAGVWHQSTVSS, from the coding sequence ATGAACATTTCGAAAACCATTCTTGTAACACGCCATCTACCGGCGATGAAGGCTTTTTACATAAACCAGATCGGATTTCCGCTCGTCTCGGAAACGAATGAGTCGTTTACGATGCAAATCGGTACCGATCAGCTGACATATCAACAGACGGACGATGTTGATACGCAATACCATATGGCGTTCAACATTCCGGAAAACGTCTTCCAACAAGGTAAAGCGTGGCTTGTAGAGCGGACACCACTCTTGATCGAAGACGGACAGGACGAGATTTATTTTGACTTCACGGACTCACATTCCTGTTACTTTTATGACCCGGATGAGAACGTCTTGGAGCTGATTGCGCGGCATCAAATCAATCCCTCTAAAGCGGAACTGACGTTTGATGTATCCGACATTCTCGGAATCGGTGAGATGAGTCTGACGGTAAAAGATGTGCTTGAAGTGGGTGAGCAGTTAGCAGAAATCGGCGTTGTCGAGCGACGGGAACGTCCGCTCAATGGCGCGTCACTCAACTTCCTCGGACCGGTCGCGGATGGAACGCATATCTTGCTCGTCCCAGAAGGTCGGACATGGTTGTTCTCACCGAAGACGGCGAAGGTCAGTCCGATCGAGATGGAACTCGACGGCAGACATCGGGTCCGGCTTGATGCAGCGGGCGTATGGCATCAAAGTACCGTTTCTTCATAA
- a CDS encoding NUDIX hydrolase, which translates to MGYITELRKLVGTRPLVMAGACVIVVNDKQEVLLQLRQDNGCWGLAGGALEIGETLVETAKRELREETGLEAENLELLNVYSGDAFYYKYPHGDEVYNVISAFLCTAYTGEMVRDPSEVAELRFFAMDKLPENLNPPEQPILIEYVEKQQAITHHVSI; encoded by the coding sequence ATGGGATACATTACAGAATTACGAAAACTCGTCGGCACACGACCGCTCGTCATGGCAGGAGCGTGTGTCATCGTCGTCAACGATAAACAAGAAGTCTTATTACAACTTCGGCAAGATAATGGTTGCTGGGGACTCGCTGGTGGAGCGCTTGAGATCGGGGAGACGCTCGTAGAAACAGCAAAACGAGAATTAAGGGAAGAGACCGGTCTTGAAGCGGAGAATCTCGAATTATTGAACGTCTATTCGGGTGATGCGTTTTACTATAAGTATCCGCATGGGGATGAAGTCTATAATGTGATCTCGGCATTTCTGTGTACAGCTTATACGGGTGAAATGGTTCGGGATCCGTCAGAAGTCGCAGAATTACGCTTTTTCGCTATGGATAAGCTACCAGAAAACCTCAATCCACCGGAACAGCCGATTTTGATTGAGTATGTCGAAAAACAGCAAGCAATAACGCATCACGTTTCCATCTGA
- a CDS encoding GNAT family N-acetyltransferase has translation MDIQLQTASLADAAKLHTLQIEAFSETLERYQDFATNPANESIDRVIHRITHPNSTFHQIIVDDVVVGGICVVAKAANRYAISPMFLDPARQGEGIAQRTLQLVEAAYPTATTWELRTIREETRNCYFYEKMGYRLTGVSQPLNERATLVSYQKSVSE, from the coding sequence TTGGACATTCAATTACAGACAGCGTCTCTTGCAGATGCCGCAAAGCTTCATACGCTTCAAATCGAGGCGTTTTCAGAGACGCTCGAGCGGTATCAAGATTTTGCAACGAATCCGGCGAACGAATCGATCGATCGTGTCATTCACCGGATCACGCATCCAAATAGTACGTTTCATCAAATCATCGTCGACGATGTCGTCGTTGGCGGGATTTGTGTCGTTGCGAAAGCAGCGAATCGCTACGCGATCAGTCCGATGTTCTTAGATCCAGCCCGTCAAGGTGAAGGAATCGCCCAACGCACATTACAGCTCGTTGAAGCAGCGTATCCGACCGCAACGACATGGGAACTGCGGACGATTCGCGAAGAGACGCGCAACTGTTACTTTTATGAGAAGATGGGTTACCGATTGACCGGTGTCAGTCAACCGCTCAACGAACGGGCGACACTCGTTTCCTATCAAAAATCGGTTTCGGAATGA